Below is a window of Verrucomicrobiia bacterium DNA.
CCGATGGCCCGCTGGGATTGGATACGCTGGATACGCGCTACACTGCAGCCAGAAACACGAAACCGACGGATCGAGACAGCACTCTCTAAGCTCAAGCACGGAGAGCGACGGCCATGTTGTTTCAATCGTACTGTTTGTACCATTGCCGAAGTATCAAAACTGGGTGTCCTACTCGAGCCAGGGCAAACCGCGCGGAAATAGCCTATTTATAAAGGAGTTATAGTGCAAGAATATATTGAAATTCGCGGTGCGCGCGAGAACAACCTGAAGGACGTCAGCCTAAAAATCCCAAAGCGAAAAGTAACAATCTTTACTGGTGTATCCGGTTCGGGTAAGTCCAGTCTGGTCTTTGACACCATTGCCGCTGAGTCGCAGCGTTTGCTCAACGAGAACTTCAGCATGTTCGTGCGCAATTTTTTGCCGCGTATTAGCCAGCCAGAGGCCGATGATATTAAGAATCTCAGCATGGCCGTTATCGTGGACCAGAAGCCGCTTGGCGGCGGTTCGCATTCAACCGTTGGCACGGTCACGGATATTGCCACGGCGCTTCGCCTGATGTTTTCGCGCTTTGGCAAACCACACGTGGGCTATGCCAACATGTTCTCGTTTAACGATCCTGCCGGTATGTGTCCAAACTGCAATGGCATCGGGCAAAAACTGAGCATCGACATGGACGCTGCCTTTGATATGAACAAGTCTATCAACCAAGGCGCGCTGCGGTTGCCCGACTACACCAGTACTAATAGTTGGTACCTCAAGCTGGTGAAGCATTCCAAGCTGTTCGACAACGACAAAAAGCTCAAAGACTTCAGCAAAAAAGAGCTGGACGATCTGTATCATATCAAGCCGTTCAAGGTTGACCTGGGCAACGGCATGAAGCTAAATCACGAAGGTATCGTTGATAAGTTTGTTCGCAAATATATTATCGAGTTTGATTTTAGGACCATGTCGGAGCGTACCCAAAAAGCTGTTGGGCCATTTATAATCATGGGCCCGTGCGAGCTCTGTCACGGCGCCCGTATCAACCAGAAGGCGCTGGCCAGTAAGATCCAGGGCTACAATATTGCCGACCTAACTGTTATGCAGGTTGATAAGCTTCTGGATGTCATTAAAAAACTCGAGACCAAGGAAAATCATGCGCTGATCAAGACAGTGATGGAGCGCGTATCTAACTTGGTCGAGATTGGTCTGGGGTACCTTACCCTGGACCGCCCCACCGATACGCTTTCTGGCGGAGAGTCACAGCGCGTCAAGATGGTAAAACACCTGAACGGCAGCTTGGTTGATGTCATGTATATCTTTGACGAGCCCAGTGTGGGCTTGCACCCACGCGATGTTCATCGTCTTAACGAGTTGTTGGGCAAACTCCGCGACCAGGGCAATACGGTGATTGTGGTAGAGCACGATCCTGATGTTATAAAAGCTGCTGACCACGTTGTGGACGTTGGTCCGTTGGCGGGTACCGGGGGTGGCAAGATAGTCTTTGAAGGAACATATCCAGAACTGCTCAAGGCCAAGACATTGACCGGCGAACACTTAAAGGACCAGGCGTCCGTCAAGAAAGAATTTCGTCAGCCCACCGGCAAGCTGAGCGTCGAAAACGCTCGTGCCAACAATTTGCAGAACGTCTCTGTCGATATTCCCACTGGAGTCTTTACGGTGATCACGGGGGTCTCTGGTTCTGGCAAGAGTTCACTGATTCATCAGGTATTTCTAAAGCAGCACCCAGACGCTATCGTGGTAGACCAAACAGCAGTTGGTGCTAACAGCCGATCCAACCCCGCCACTTATATTGGCATTATGGATGTTGTCCGCAAAGCTTTTGCCAAGGCTAATAAGGCTGACGCCGGGCTGTTTAGTTTTAATTCCAAAGGTGCCTGTGACAACTGCAAGGGTGCTGGGTTCTTGACCCAGAATCTTGGCTTTTTGGACGATGCCAAAACACCGTGCGACGTCTGTGGTGGCAAGCGATTCAAAGACGAAGTGTTGGCCTACAAGTACAACGGCAAATCAATTACCGAGGTGCTGGACCTGACCATGAGCGAGGCTAATGAGTTCTTTTACCTGCCAGAGATTGCCAAAATTCTGCAAGCGCTCAATGATGTGGGCCTGGAATATCTGACACTCGGGCAGCCGCTGAGCACCTTGTCTGGCGGCGAATGCCAGCGCATAAAACTAGCGAGCGAACTGCACAAAAAAGGCAGCGTCTATGTCCTGGACGAGCCGACAACTGGCCTGCATATTTCAGATACTGCGCGTTTGCATAAGCTTATCGACCGGCTGGTAAATGAGGGCAATACAGTGATCACAATCGAGCACAATGTGGACGTTATTCGCCAAGCCGATTGGATTATCGACCTTGGTCCCGAGGGCGGTGACAAGGGCGGCCAGATCATGTTCGAAGGAACGCCCGCCGACCTACTCAAAAATAAAAAGGCACTTATTGCAGAGTATCTTTAGACTAAAAGTATGAACATGACTGACATTGCTGCGCACAGACTTCACAATCAGTATTTGATTGAGGGTCTAGGCAATCCGCAGGATGTGGTACGAAAAATGGGTGCCATGCAGGCTCAGGATTTTATGGGTGCGAAGTGGGCGATAGGTTTGCGTAGCAAGAACGCAACCGACGAATCGGTCACAGGATTGTTTAACGACGGCAAAATATTGCGTACCCACATGCTCCGACCAACCTGGCATTTTGTTGCTCCAGAAGATATCCGGTGGATGCAGTCGCTCACCGCACCACGAGTGCACGCCCTGAATAAGTACTACTACAAAAAGCTGGGGCTGGATGAGGGGACTCTGCGCAAAGGTATTGATGTTCTAAAACAGGTGCTCAAAGGAGGCAAACAGCTCACGCGGGCAGAAGCGGCAGCAGCTTTTAGCGACGCGGGGATTGACGCCAGTGGCTTGCGGTTGGCTTACCTGGTCATGTATGCCGAGCTAGAGGCCGTAGTGTGTAGTGGCGCACTGCGGGGCAAGCAACACACCATTGCTCTTATTTCGGAACGCGCACCGCAAGCAAAGATTCTGCCCAAAGAACAGGCCCTGAAAGAGTTTGCCCTGCGGTTTTTTACGGCCCATGGTCCAGCTACCGTACAAGACCTAGCTTGGTGGTCAAGCTTGTCTGCGGCCGATGTAAAAAGTGGCGTTGAACTGGCAGATTTGCAGCGTATAGAGATAGACGCCAAAACGTATTACTGTGCAAAGCAAGCAGACACCACCATCCGCTCGCCGCTGGTGCATTTGCTGCCCAATTACGACGAATATCTTATCGCGTACAAAGAACGAAGCGCAGCCGGCCAGGCGGTATTGGAAAAAAGACCCGTACCCGCTGATTTTTTCTACCATTTTGTAGTGCTGGATGGCCAGTTGGTTGGTGGCTGGAAACGGATAGTTGGTAAATCTATGACTGTAGAGCTCAATTTGTTTACGCACTTTGGGCCAAAGCAAGCCAAGGCGCTGGACGCTGCGGGGCAGCAGTTGCAAG
It encodes the following:
- a CDS encoding winged helix DNA-binding domain-containing protein encodes the protein MNMTDIAAHRLHNQYLIEGLGNPQDVVRKMGAMQAQDFMGAKWAIGLRSKNATDESVTGLFNDGKILRTHMLRPTWHFVAPEDIRWMQSLTAPRVHALNKYYYKKLGLDEGTLRKGIDVLKQVLKGGKQLTRAEAAAAFSDAGIDASGLRLAYLVMYAELEAVVCSGALRGKQHTIALISERAPQAKILPKEQALKEFALRFFTAHGPATVQDLAWWSSLSAADVKSGVELADLQRIEIDAKTYYCAKQADTTIRSPLVHLLPNYDEYLIAYKERSAAGQAVLEKRPVPADFFYHFVVLDGQLVGGWKRIVGKSMTVELNLFTHFGPKQAKALDAAGQQLQDFLQIPVKLTNL
- a CDS encoding excinuclease ABC subunit UvrA, giving the protein MQEYIEIRGARENNLKDVSLKIPKRKVTIFTGVSGSGKSSLVFDTIAAESQRLLNENFSMFVRNFLPRISQPEADDIKNLSMAVIVDQKPLGGGSHSTVGTVTDIATALRLMFSRFGKPHVGYANMFSFNDPAGMCPNCNGIGQKLSIDMDAAFDMNKSINQGALRLPDYTSTNSWYLKLVKHSKLFDNDKKLKDFSKKELDDLYHIKPFKVDLGNGMKLNHEGIVDKFVRKYIIEFDFRTMSERTQKAVGPFIIMGPCELCHGARINQKALASKIQGYNIADLTVMQVDKLLDVIKKLETKENHALIKTVMERVSNLVEIGLGYLTLDRPTDTLSGGESQRVKMVKHLNGSLVDVMYIFDEPSVGLHPRDVHRLNELLGKLRDQGNTVIVVEHDPDVIKAADHVVDVGPLAGTGGGKIVFEGTYPELLKAKTLTGEHLKDQASVKKEFRQPTGKLSVENARANNLQNVSVDIPTGVFTVITGVSGSGKSSLIHQVFLKQHPDAIVVDQTAVGANSRSNPATYIGIMDVVRKAFAKANKADAGLFSFNSKGACDNCKGAGFLTQNLGFLDDAKTPCDVCGGKRFKDEVLAYKYNGKSITEVLDLTMSEANEFFYLPEIAKILQALNDVGLEYLTLGQPLSTLSGGECQRIKLASELHKKGSVYVLDEPTTGLHISDTARLHKLIDRLVNEGNTVITIEHNVDVIRQADWIIDLGPEGGDKGGQIMFEGTPADLLKNKKALIAEYL